The Primulina eburnea isolate SZY01 chromosome 6, ASM2296580v1, whole genome shotgun sequence genome contains a region encoding:
- the LOC140834581 gene encoding protein unc-13 homolog isoform X1 yields the protein MEFSNPTLRKYRDDRRRLLEFVLSSGLIKEIRTPAGPTTSFSSINFDSISTDYVLECINSGGVLDVSQARKRYYDESSQPITFLQMHLRSGDVYYLHSDPNSMGSPPFRMPPPMPMNHADFVELRKSETNYPAGKKSPSLFQETRKNCQETTVPDLNCMGNTTVLSAVLPTLKTGFSDDDLRESAYEVFLACMMFSRVEIYSTEAKKRERSARFLGVLNNRREKRHVEHESPDRNLKIHETIRMQMQISEATDTLIRRRLTQFASSKPCGDVDVPQLSLALLTGILRTDFPSEKSYIHWKNRQANVLEELLSSDHNKNRKQMIGASLAKIRNPEEWDLKMSPSERSDFLLVIRQVALALSSMPGRFGIEGETYYWTTGYHLNIRLYEKILCSVFDILEDSQIIEESEEILELTKLTWSMLGITQKLHHALFAWVLFQQFVATEDMALLDYSLCEVDKVLSAEMCDDREVAYTNSLTSFTFSNGHEMRLSLMQSIFLSISSWCDSKLQDYHLHFSKKKLFFERVVTMALSAGNEDFVPHINSEQFTGAGTSSELVTGKIRGYVEKSLDAACRRVSFVLYLAIINFCDCNHNKVDLWSQVTYSPSSGYIKDTIHPLVTLANELNLIVEEDLSIFSPVLSQWYRECAMISAKKLHQFYGERLKPFLQDVTCLTMDVRKVLSAAVALEACLTKLHTSVCNETKSPSANEPAFDYFPIAEISGPIILDWIVAQHERILEWTARAFELEDWEPLSLQQKQAASAVEVFRIIEETVDQFFEFSLPMDITHLQALLSVIFHSLDAYLSKMSIQLVEKKFFYPSTPLTRYKEAAFPIVKKKVVEHSILDDEVHKQLDILATSKLCIRLNTYRYIQKQITVLEDGIRKSWEAIIPCRLYGCQMTPGTLGTSVDLNDESVTELFVATLDCIRDSAGHAIKRTCDFLGAKIVFWDMRDSFLFNLYHGGVEGNRLDDLLPQFDSALNNVCRLIDETIRDLVVSSIYKASLEGFVWLLLDGGPSRAFSDTDISMIEEDLSVFEDLFVANGEGLPRSLIEEESKFVHQILSLFSLQTQSVIQMLMESSEHISVDTTSPRYAQRYLGDAETLIRVLCHKKDREASKFLKRHYQLPPSSDYGETSSEDSSFHSPLLADIVKRSASFRWSDKSQSSFKFMKKKLQEATWDIKHVTWSK from the exons ATGGAATTTTCGAATCCCACGTTGCGCAAGTACCGTGATGATCGACGGAGGCTTCTTGAATTTGTGCTATCATCTGGCCTGATCAAGGAAATCCGAACTCCGGCGGGCCCCACCACCTCCTTTTCCAGCATTAATTTTGATTCTATCAGCACTGATTATGTGCTTGAGTGCATTAATTCGG GTGGCGTGCTGGATGTTTCTCAAGCAAGGAAGAGATATTATGATGAGTCTTCACAACCAATAACG TTTCTGCAGATGCATTTACGATCTGGAGATGTTTATTACCTTCATTCAGATCCAAACTCAATGGGATCTCCACCTTTTCGTATGCCCCCGCCAATGCCCATGAACCATGCAGATTTTGTTGAATTAAGGAAGTCTGAAACTAATTATCCAGCTGGCAAAAAATCACCTTCGTTATTCCAGGAAACTAGGAAGAACTGCCAAGAAACTACAGTTCCAGATTTAAATTGTATGGGTAATACTACTGTTCTTTCAGCAGTTTTACCAACTCTAAAGACAG GGTTTTCGGATGATGACTTGCGGGAATCTGCTTATGAAGTGTTTCTCGCATGTATGATGTTCTCTCG GGTTGAAATTTATTCAACTGAGGCAAAAAAGAGAGAAAGAAGTGCTAGATTTCTGGGTGTCTTGAATAATCGAAGAGAGAAACGACATGTAGAGCATGAATCTCCAGATAGAAATTTGAAGATCCATGAAACTATTCGCATGCAAATGCAG ATCTCAGAGGCAACGGATACACTTATTAGGCGTAGGTTGACACAGTTTGCTTCCAGTAAACCTTGTGGAGATGTTGATGTTCCACAACTGTCATTGGCGCTTTTGACTGGAATCTTAAGAACTGATTTTCCAAGTGAGAAATCGTACATCCACTGGAAGAACAGACAA GCAAATGTTCTTGAAGAACTACTTTCTTCTGATCATAATAAGAACAGGAAACAGATGATTGGAGCTTCACTTGCAAAAATTAGAAATCCAGAG GAATGGGATCTTAAGATGTCTCCATCAGAACGGAGTGACTTTCTTTTAGTTATTCGTCAAGTTGCATTGGCATTGTCATCCATGCCTGGGCGTTTTGGTATTGAAGGGGAGACATATTATTGGACAACTGGTTATCATTTAAATATCAGGCTCTATGAGAAGATTCTCTGCAGTGTATTTGACATCCTGGAAGACAGCCAAATAATAGAG GAATCAGAGGAAATTTTAGAGTTGACAAAGTTGACTTGGTCAATGTTGGGCATCACTCAAAAACTGCATCATGCATTGTTTGCATGGGTGCTTTTTCAACAG TTCGTTGCAACCGAAGACATGGCACTTTTGGACTATTCACTTTGTGAAGTTGATAAAGTTTTATCTGCTGAAATGTGTGATGACAGAGAAGTGGCTTACACAAATAGTTTGACAAGCTTTACTTTCAGTAACGGACATGAAATGAGATTGAGTTTGATGCAATCCATCTTTCTATCAATTAGCTCATGGTGTGACAGTAAATTGCAGGATTATCATCTGCATTTTAGTAAG AAAAAACTATTTTTTGAGAGGGTGGTAACCATGGCGTTATCTGCAGGCAATGAAGATTTCGTTCCGCATATAAATTCCGAG CAGTTTACCGGGGCTGGCACTTCTAGTGAGCTTGTTACTGGAAAGATCAGAGGATATGTCGAGAAGTCTTTGGATGCTGCATGCAGGAGAGTAAGCTTCGTGTTGTACTTGGCCATTATTAACTTCTGTGATTGTAATCATAACAAAGTGGATTTGTGGTCACAGGTTACTTATTCTCCTTCTTCTGGGTATATAAAAGATACGATTCATCCACTAGTTACACTTGCAAATGAGTTGAACCTCATCGTTGAGGAGGATCTCTCTATATTTTCCCCAGTTCTAAGTCAATGGTATCGTGAATGTGCTATGATCTCAGCCAAAAAGTTGCACCAGTTTTATGGTGAAAGACTG AAACCATTTCTCCAGGATGTAACATGCCTTACCATGGATGTAAGGAAGGTGCTTTCCGCTGCTGTTGCATTGGAGGCTTGTCTTACTAAACTCCATACTTCTGTTTGTAACGAAACTAAGTCACCCTCTGCCAACGAGCCAGCATTTGACTATTTTCCG ATTGCTGAAATTTCTGGGCCAATCATTCTTGACTGGATAGTTGCACAACATGAAAGAATCCTGGAATGGACTGCACGTGCTTTTGAGCTTGAG GACTGGGAACCTTTGTCATTGCAGCAAAAGCAAGCAGCTTCAGCAGTTGAAGTGTTTAGGATCATAGAAGAG ACCGTGGATCAATTTTTTGAGTTTAGCCTTCCAATGGACATCACACATTTGCAAGCTCTATTGTCCGTAATTTTTCACAGCTTGGATGCCTATTTGTCAAAAATGTCCATCCAGTTAG TtgagaagaaatttttttatcctTCTACCCCTTTGACACGCTACAAGGAAGCGGCATTTCCTATTGTCAAGAAAAAGGTTGTAGAGCATTCGATTCTAGATGATGAAGTACATAAACAGTTGGATATATTGGCAACTTCCAAGCTATGCATCAGATTGAACACTTATCGA TATATTCAGAAACAGATCACAGTACTTGAAGATGGCATTAGGAAGTCGTGGGAAGCTATCATACCATGCCGTTTATATGGATGTC AGATGACCCCTGGGACTTTGGGGACTTCTGTCGATTTGAATGATGAATCAGTTACGGAGCTTTTTGTTGCCACCCTGGATTGCATCAGGGATTCGGCTGGGCATGCTATTAAAAGGACTTGTGACTTCCTTG GAGCCAAAATTGTGTTCTGGGATATGAGGGATTCTTTTCTGTTTAATTTGTATCATGGTGGTGTTGAAGGCAACCGCTTGGATGATTTACTTCCTCAATTTGATAGT GCCCTCAATAATGTATGTCGATTGATTGACGAAACAATCAGAGACCTTGTGGTCTCCAGCATTTATAAGGCATCACTG GAAGGATTTGTATGGTTGTTACTTGACGGGGGTCCGTCACGTGCATTTTCTGACACAGATATTTCAATGATTGAAGAAGATCTTAGTGTGTTTGAA GACTTGTTTGTTGCCAATGGAGAAGGGCTTCCTCGTTCATTAATTGAGGAGGAATCAAAGTTTGTCCATCAGATTCTAAGCCTTTTCTCTCTTCAG ACTCAATCCGTGATCCAGATGCTGATGGAATCTAGTGAACACATTTCAGTAGATACCACCAGTCCTAGATATGCTCAGCGATACTTGGGAGATGCCGAAACATTAATACGGGTATTATGCCACAAGAAAGATAGGGAAGCCTCAAAGTTCTTAAAGAGACATTATCAGCTTCCTCCGTCTTCTG ATTATGGCGAAACTTCATCAGAGGATTCCAGTTTCCATTCTCCTTTATTGGCAGATATTGTGAAGCGAAGTGCATCCTTTCGATGGTCAGATAAAAGTCAGAGCAGCTTCAAATTTATGAAGAAGAAACTCCAAGAAGCAACGTGGGACATAAAGCATGTGACATGGTCAAAATAG
- the LOC140834581 gene encoding protein unc-13 homolog isoform X6 yields the protein MMFSRVEIYSTEAKKRERSARFLGVLNNRREKRHVEHESPDRNLKIHETIRMQMQISEATDTLIRRRLTQFASSKPCGDVDVPQLSLALLTGILRTDFPSEKSYIHWKNRQANVLEELLSSDHNKNRKQMIGASLAKIRNPEEWDLKMSPSERSDFLLVIRQVALALSSMPGRFGIEGETYYWTTGYHLNIRLYEKILCSVFDILEDSQIIEESEEILELTKLTWSMLGITQKLHHALFAWVLFQQFVATEDMALLDYSLCEVDKVLSAEMCDDREVAYTNSLTSFTFSNGHEMRLSLMQSIFLSISSWCDSKLQDYHLHFSKKKLFFERVVTMALSAGNEDFVPHINSEQFTGAGTSSELVTGKIRGYVEKSLDAACRRVSFVLYLAIINFCDCNHNKVDLWSQVTYSPSSGYIKDTIHPLVTLANELNLIVEEDLSIFSPVLSQWYRECAMISAKKLHQFYGERLKPFLQDVTCLTMDVRKVLSAAVALEACLTKLHTSVCNETKSPSANEPAFDYFPIAEISGPIILDWIVAQHERILEWTARAFELEDWEPLSLQQKQAASAVEVFRIIEETVDQFFEFSLPMDITHLQALLSVIFHSLDAYLSKMSIQLVEKKFFYPSTPLTRYKEAAFPIVKKKVVEHSILDDEVHKQLDILATSKLCIRLNTYRYIQKQITVLEDGIRKSWEAIIPCRLYGCQMTPGTLGTSVDLNDESVTELFVATLDCIRDSAGHAIKRTCDFLGAKIVFWDMRDSFLFNLYHGGVEGNRLDDLLPQFDSALNNVCRLIDETIRDLVVSSIYKASLEGFVWLLLDGGPSRAFSDTDISMIEEDLSVFEDLFVANGEGLPRSLIEEESKFVHQILSLFSLQTQSVIQMLMESSEHISVDTTSPRYAQRYLGDAETLIRVLCHKKDREASKFLKRHYQLPPSSDYGETSSEDSSFHSPLLADIVKRSASFRWSDKSQSSFKFMKKKLQEATWDIKHVTWSK from the exons ATGATGTTCTCTCG GGTTGAAATTTATTCAACTGAGGCAAAAAAGAGAGAAAGAAGTGCTAGATTTCTGGGTGTCTTGAATAATCGAAGAGAGAAACGACATGTAGAGCATGAATCTCCAGATAGAAATTTGAAGATCCATGAAACTATTCGCATGCAAATGCAG ATCTCAGAGGCAACGGATACACTTATTAGGCGTAGGTTGACACAGTTTGCTTCCAGTAAACCTTGTGGAGATGTTGATGTTCCACAACTGTCATTGGCGCTTTTGACTGGAATCTTAAGAACTGATTTTCCAAGTGAGAAATCGTACATCCACTGGAAGAACAGACAA GCAAATGTTCTTGAAGAACTACTTTCTTCTGATCATAATAAGAACAGGAAACAGATGATTGGAGCTTCACTTGCAAAAATTAGAAATCCAGAG GAATGGGATCTTAAGATGTCTCCATCAGAACGGAGTGACTTTCTTTTAGTTATTCGTCAAGTTGCATTGGCATTGTCATCCATGCCTGGGCGTTTTGGTATTGAAGGGGAGACATATTATTGGACAACTGGTTATCATTTAAATATCAGGCTCTATGAGAAGATTCTCTGCAGTGTATTTGACATCCTGGAAGACAGCCAAATAATAGAG GAATCAGAGGAAATTTTAGAGTTGACAAAGTTGACTTGGTCAATGTTGGGCATCACTCAAAAACTGCATCATGCATTGTTTGCATGGGTGCTTTTTCAACAG TTCGTTGCAACCGAAGACATGGCACTTTTGGACTATTCACTTTGTGAAGTTGATAAAGTTTTATCTGCTGAAATGTGTGATGACAGAGAAGTGGCTTACACAAATAGTTTGACAAGCTTTACTTTCAGTAACGGACATGAAATGAGATTGAGTTTGATGCAATCCATCTTTCTATCAATTAGCTCATGGTGTGACAGTAAATTGCAGGATTATCATCTGCATTTTAGTAAG AAAAAACTATTTTTTGAGAGGGTGGTAACCATGGCGTTATCTGCAGGCAATGAAGATTTCGTTCCGCATATAAATTCCGAG CAGTTTACCGGGGCTGGCACTTCTAGTGAGCTTGTTACTGGAAAGATCAGAGGATATGTCGAGAAGTCTTTGGATGCTGCATGCAGGAGAGTAAGCTTCGTGTTGTACTTGGCCATTATTAACTTCTGTGATTGTAATCATAACAAAGTGGATTTGTGGTCACAGGTTACTTATTCTCCTTCTTCTGGGTATATAAAAGATACGATTCATCCACTAGTTACACTTGCAAATGAGTTGAACCTCATCGTTGAGGAGGATCTCTCTATATTTTCCCCAGTTCTAAGTCAATGGTATCGTGAATGTGCTATGATCTCAGCCAAAAAGTTGCACCAGTTTTATGGTGAAAGACTG AAACCATTTCTCCAGGATGTAACATGCCTTACCATGGATGTAAGGAAGGTGCTTTCCGCTGCTGTTGCATTGGAGGCTTGTCTTACTAAACTCCATACTTCTGTTTGTAACGAAACTAAGTCACCCTCTGCCAACGAGCCAGCATTTGACTATTTTCCG ATTGCTGAAATTTCTGGGCCAATCATTCTTGACTGGATAGTTGCACAACATGAAAGAATCCTGGAATGGACTGCACGTGCTTTTGAGCTTGAG GACTGGGAACCTTTGTCATTGCAGCAAAAGCAAGCAGCTTCAGCAGTTGAAGTGTTTAGGATCATAGAAGAG ACCGTGGATCAATTTTTTGAGTTTAGCCTTCCAATGGACATCACACATTTGCAAGCTCTATTGTCCGTAATTTTTCACAGCTTGGATGCCTATTTGTCAAAAATGTCCATCCAGTTAG TtgagaagaaatttttttatcctTCTACCCCTTTGACACGCTACAAGGAAGCGGCATTTCCTATTGTCAAGAAAAAGGTTGTAGAGCATTCGATTCTAGATGATGAAGTACATAAACAGTTGGATATATTGGCAACTTCCAAGCTATGCATCAGATTGAACACTTATCGA TATATTCAGAAACAGATCACAGTACTTGAAGATGGCATTAGGAAGTCGTGGGAAGCTATCATACCATGCCGTTTATATGGATGTC AGATGACCCCTGGGACTTTGGGGACTTCTGTCGATTTGAATGATGAATCAGTTACGGAGCTTTTTGTTGCCACCCTGGATTGCATCAGGGATTCGGCTGGGCATGCTATTAAAAGGACTTGTGACTTCCTTG GAGCCAAAATTGTGTTCTGGGATATGAGGGATTCTTTTCTGTTTAATTTGTATCATGGTGGTGTTGAAGGCAACCGCTTGGATGATTTACTTCCTCAATTTGATAGT GCCCTCAATAATGTATGTCGATTGATTGACGAAACAATCAGAGACCTTGTGGTCTCCAGCATTTATAAGGCATCACTG GAAGGATTTGTATGGTTGTTACTTGACGGGGGTCCGTCACGTGCATTTTCTGACACAGATATTTCAATGATTGAAGAAGATCTTAGTGTGTTTGAA GACTTGTTTGTTGCCAATGGAGAAGGGCTTCCTCGTTCATTAATTGAGGAGGAATCAAAGTTTGTCCATCAGATTCTAAGCCTTTTCTCTCTTCAG ACTCAATCCGTGATCCAGATGCTGATGGAATCTAGTGAACACATTTCAGTAGATACCACCAGTCCTAGATATGCTCAGCGATACTTGGGAGATGCCGAAACATTAATACGGGTATTATGCCACAAGAAAGATAGGGAAGCCTCAAAGTTCTTAAAGAGACATTATCAGCTTCCTCCGTCTTCTG ATTATGGCGAAACTTCATCAGAGGATTCCAGTTTCCATTCTCCTTTATTGGCAGATATTGTGAAGCGAAGTGCATCCTTTCGATGGTCAGATAAAAGTCAGAGCAGCTTCAAATTTATGAAGAAGAAACTCCAAGAAGCAACGTGGGACATAAAGCATGTGACATGGTCAAAATAG
- the LOC140834581 gene encoding protein unc-13 homolog isoform X7 codes for MKLFACKCRQISEATDTLIRRRLTQFASSKPCGDVDVPQLSLALLTGILRTDFPSEKSYIHWKNRQANVLEELLSSDHNKNRKQMIGASLAKIRNPEEWDLKMSPSERSDFLLVIRQVALALSSMPGRFGIEGETYYWTTGYHLNIRLYEKILCSVFDILEDSQIIEESEEILELTKLTWSMLGITQKLHHALFAWVLFQQFVATEDMALLDYSLCEVDKVLSAEMCDDREVAYTNSLTSFTFSNGHEMRLSLMQSIFLSISSWCDSKLQDYHLHFSKKKLFFERVVTMALSAGNEDFVPHINSEQFTGAGTSSELVTGKIRGYVEKSLDAACRRVSFVLYLAIINFCDCNHNKVDLWSQVTYSPSSGYIKDTIHPLVTLANELNLIVEEDLSIFSPVLSQWYRECAMISAKKLHQFYGERLKPFLQDVTCLTMDVRKVLSAAVALEACLTKLHTSVCNETKSPSANEPAFDYFPIAEISGPIILDWIVAQHERILEWTARAFELEDWEPLSLQQKQAASAVEVFRIIEETVDQFFEFSLPMDITHLQALLSVIFHSLDAYLSKMSIQLVEKKFFYPSTPLTRYKEAAFPIVKKKVVEHSILDDEVHKQLDILATSKLCIRLNTYRYIQKQITVLEDGIRKSWEAIIPCRLYGCQMTPGTLGTSVDLNDESVTELFVATLDCIRDSAGHAIKRTCDFLGAKIVFWDMRDSFLFNLYHGGVEGNRLDDLLPQFDSALNNVCRLIDETIRDLVVSSIYKASLEGFVWLLLDGGPSRAFSDTDISMIEEDLSVFEDLFVANGEGLPRSLIEEESKFVHQILSLFSLQTQSVIQMLMESSEHISVDTTSPRYAQRYLGDAETLIRVLCHKKDREASKFLKRHYQLPPSSDYGETSSEDSSFHSPLLADIVKRSASFRWSDKSQSSFKFMKKKLQEATWDIKHVTWSK; via the exons ATGAAACTATTCGCATGCAAATGCAGGCAG ATCTCAGAGGCAACGGATACACTTATTAGGCGTAGGTTGACACAGTTTGCTTCCAGTAAACCTTGTGGAGATGTTGATGTTCCACAACTGTCATTGGCGCTTTTGACTGGAATCTTAAGAACTGATTTTCCAAGTGAGAAATCGTACATCCACTGGAAGAACAGACAA GCAAATGTTCTTGAAGAACTACTTTCTTCTGATCATAATAAGAACAGGAAACAGATGATTGGAGCTTCACTTGCAAAAATTAGAAATCCAGAG GAATGGGATCTTAAGATGTCTCCATCAGAACGGAGTGACTTTCTTTTAGTTATTCGTCAAGTTGCATTGGCATTGTCATCCATGCCTGGGCGTTTTGGTATTGAAGGGGAGACATATTATTGGACAACTGGTTATCATTTAAATATCAGGCTCTATGAGAAGATTCTCTGCAGTGTATTTGACATCCTGGAAGACAGCCAAATAATAGAG GAATCAGAGGAAATTTTAGAGTTGACAAAGTTGACTTGGTCAATGTTGGGCATCACTCAAAAACTGCATCATGCATTGTTTGCATGGGTGCTTTTTCAACAG TTCGTTGCAACCGAAGACATGGCACTTTTGGACTATTCACTTTGTGAAGTTGATAAAGTTTTATCTGCTGAAATGTGTGATGACAGAGAAGTGGCTTACACAAATAGTTTGACAAGCTTTACTTTCAGTAACGGACATGAAATGAGATTGAGTTTGATGCAATCCATCTTTCTATCAATTAGCTCATGGTGTGACAGTAAATTGCAGGATTATCATCTGCATTTTAGTAAG AAAAAACTATTTTTTGAGAGGGTGGTAACCATGGCGTTATCTGCAGGCAATGAAGATTTCGTTCCGCATATAAATTCCGAG CAGTTTACCGGGGCTGGCACTTCTAGTGAGCTTGTTACTGGAAAGATCAGAGGATATGTCGAGAAGTCTTTGGATGCTGCATGCAGGAGAGTAAGCTTCGTGTTGTACTTGGCCATTATTAACTTCTGTGATTGTAATCATAACAAAGTGGATTTGTGGTCACAGGTTACTTATTCTCCTTCTTCTGGGTATATAAAAGATACGATTCATCCACTAGTTACACTTGCAAATGAGTTGAACCTCATCGTTGAGGAGGATCTCTCTATATTTTCCCCAGTTCTAAGTCAATGGTATCGTGAATGTGCTATGATCTCAGCCAAAAAGTTGCACCAGTTTTATGGTGAAAGACTG AAACCATTTCTCCAGGATGTAACATGCCTTACCATGGATGTAAGGAAGGTGCTTTCCGCTGCTGTTGCATTGGAGGCTTGTCTTACTAAACTCCATACTTCTGTTTGTAACGAAACTAAGTCACCCTCTGCCAACGAGCCAGCATTTGACTATTTTCCG ATTGCTGAAATTTCTGGGCCAATCATTCTTGACTGGATAGTTGCACAACATGAAAGAATCCTGGAATGGACTGCACGTGCTTTTGAGCTTGAG GACTGGGAACCTTTGTCATTGCAGCAAAAGCAAGCAGCTTCAGCAGTTGAAGTGTTTAGGATCATAGAAGAG ACCGTGGATCAATTTTTTGAGTTTAGCCTTCCAATGGACATCACACATTTGCAAGCTCTATTGTCCGTAATTTTTCACAGCTTGGATGCCTATTTGTCAAAAATGTCCATCCAGTTAG TtgagaagaaatttttttatcctTCTACCCCTTTGACACGCTACAAGGAAGCGGCATTTCCTATTGTCAAGAAAAAGGTTGTAGAGCATTCGATTCTAGATGATGAAGTACATAAACAGTTGGATATATTGGCAACTTCCAAGCTATGCATCAGATTGAACACTTATCGA TATATTCAGAAACAGATCACAGTACTTGAAGATGGCATTAGGAAGTCGTGGGAAGCTATCATACCATGCCGTTTATATGGATGTC AGATGACCCCTGGGACTTTGGGGACTTCTGTCGATTTGAATGATGAATCAGTTACGGAGCTTTTTGTTGCCACCCTGGATTGCATCAGGGATTCGGCTGGGCATGCTATTAAAAGGACTTGTGACTTCCTTG GAGCCAAAATTGTGTTCTGGGATATGAGGGATTCTTTTCTGTTTAATTTGTATCATGGTGGTGTTGAAGGCAACCGCTTGGATGATTTACTTCCTCAATTTGATAGT GCCCTCAATAATGTATGTCGATTGATTGACGAAACAATCAGAGACCTTGTGGTCTCCAGCATTTATAAGGCATCACTG GAAGGATTTGTATGGTTGTTACTTGACGGGGGTCCGTCACGTGCATTTTCTGACACAGATATTTCAATGATTGAAGAAGATCTTAGTGTGTTTGAA GACTTGTTTGTTGCCAATGGAGAAGGGCTTCCTCGTTCATTAATTGAGGAGGAATCAAAGTTTGTCCATCAGATTCTAAGCCTTTTCTCTCTTCAG ACTCAATCCGTGATCCAGATGCTGATGGAATCTAGTGAACACATTTCAGTAGATACCACCAGTCCTAGATATGCTCAGCGATACTTGGGAGATGCCGAAACATTAATACGGGTATTATGCCACAAGAAAGATAGGGAAGCCTCAAAGTTCTTAAAGAGACATTATCAGCTTCCTCCGTCTTCTG ATTATGGCGAAACTTCATCAGAGGATTCCAGTTTCCATTCTCCTTTATTGGCAGATATTGTGAAGCGAAGTGCATCCTTTCGATGGTCAGATAAAAGTCAGAGCAGCTTCAAATTTATGAAGAAGAAACTCCAAGAAGCAACGTGGGACATAAAGCATGTGACATGGTCAAAATAG